From one Amycolatopsis sp. FDAARGOS 1241 genomic stretch:
- a CDS encoding glycosyltransferase 87 family protein, translated as MTRTVPAAVEGDVPVSGALPRLALRRSLARLSVRPRSMLILSVIPLVAIAVGIWGWTHEWNLGVDSAVYRGGALTLLHGDSLYDTNTLKTEPWWALLPFTYPPTAALLFVPLAIVPTQVAWGFLTAVSLGALALSVRISIGALPRPDEAGPRWWASPARSTIVFFLVFLGLEPVWRTIFLGQINLILMAMILLDMLVLGARGSRWGGVLVGVAAAIKLTPLVFIGHLFITGRRKDAVRGLATFVLMQALMFLVNAHDAWRYWTATLPDTGRIGPVHWAGNQSLTALMNRATDLAPWASKAAMGIGLLLAIPALWLLMRFHRRGQALAALLVTAFWTLLMSPISWSHHWVWVAPLIVLLVSRLPKTTPATAWKRWLGTGLVAFVFVSCVLLILPNGRNVELHWKVWQNVVGDAYILTPVVLGVALIVRWALQRRARNRASGESADRADATTSV; from the coding sequence GTGACCAGGACCGTACCCGCCGCTGTCGAGGGCGATGTTCCGGTGAGCGGGGCGTTGCCGAGGTTGGCGTTGCGCAGGTCGCTCGCGCGGTTGTCCGTGCGGCCGCGGTCGATGCTGATCCTGTCGGTGATCCCGCTGGTCGCGATCGCCGTCGGGATCTGGGGGTGGACGCACGAGTGGAACCTGGGCGTCGACAGCGCCGTGTACCGCGGCGGGGCCCTTACGCTGCTGCACGGTGACTCGCTCTACGACACCAACACGCTCAAGACCGAACCGTGGTGGGCGCTGCTGCCCTTCACCTACCCGCCGACCGCCGCGCTGCTGTTCGTGCCGCTCGCGATCGTGCCGACGCAGGTGGCGTGGGGCTTCCTCACGGCCGTCTCGCTGGGAGCCCTCGCGCTGTCCGTGCGGATCTCCATCGGCGCGCTGCCGCGGCCGGACGAGGCCGGGCCGCGCTGGTGGGCGTCGCCGGCGCGGTCGACGATCGTGTTCTTCCTCGTGTTCCTCGGTCTGGAACCGGTGTGGCGCACGATCTTCCTCGGTCAGATCAACCTGATCCTGATGGCCATGATTCTGCTGGACATGCTCGTGCTCGGCGCGCGCGGCAGCCGGTGGGGCGGCGTGCTGGTGGGCGTCGCGGCCGCGATCAAGCTCACCCCGCTGGTGTTCATCGGGCACCTGTTCATCACCGGCCGCCGCAAGGACGCAGTGCGGGGGCTCGCGACGTTCGTGCTCATGCAGGCCCTGATGTTCCTGGTCAACGCTCACGACGCGTGGCGCTACTGGACCGCGACGCTGCCCGACACCGGCCGCATCGGGCCCGTGCACTGGGCGGGCAACCAGTCGCTCACCGCCCTCATGAACCGCGCCACGGACCTCGCGCCGTGGGCGTCGAAGGCCGCGATGGGAATCGGGCTGCTGCTCGCGATCCCGGCGCTGTGGCTGCTCATGCGCTTCCACCGCCGCGGCCAGGCGCTCGCCGCGCTGCTGGTCACAGCCTTCTGGACGCTGCTGATGTCCCCGATCTCCTGGTCGCACCACTGGGTGTGGGTCGCGCCGCTGATCGTGCTGCTGGTGTCGCGGCTGCCGAAGACGACGCCGGCCACGGCGTGGAAACGGTGGCTCGGCACGGGGCTCGTGGCGTTCGTGTTCGTCAGCTGCGTGCTGCTGATCCTGCCCAACGGCCGCAACGTCGAGCTGCACTGGAAGGTGTGGCAGAACGTCGTCGGCGACGCCTACATCCTCACGCCGGTGGTGCTCGGCGTCGCGTTGATCGTGCGCTGGGCGCTTCAGCGCCGCGCCCGCAACCGCGCCTCGGGGGAGTCCGCGGACCGTGCCGACGCCACGACGTCGGTTTGA
- the purE gene encoding 5-(carboxyamino)imidazole ribonucleotide mutase: MAPQVGVIMGSDSDWPVMEAAAHALTEFGVEYEVGVYSAHRTPQRMLDYATSAASRGLRAIIAGAGGAAHLPGMVASATVLPVIGVPVPLKYLDGMDSLLSIVQMPAGIPVATVSVGGARNAGLLAVRMLAASDLQLQSKLEEFHQGLQQMVLEKDAALKEKAGQ, encoded by the coding sequence ATGGCACCGCAGGTCGGCGTGATCATGGGCAGCGACTCCGACTGGCCCGTCATGGAGGCCGCCGCCCACGCCCTGACGGAGTTTGGCGTGGAGTACGAGGTCGGCGTCTACTCCGCGCACCGCACCCCGCAGCGCATGCTGGACTACGCGACGTCCGCCGCCTCCCGCGGCCTGCGCGCCATCATCGCCGGCGCCGGAGGAGCCGCACACCTGCCGGGGATGGTGGCCTCGGCGACGGTGCTGCCGGTGATCGGGGTCCCCGTGCCGTTGAAGTACCTGGACGGGATGGACTCCCTGCTGTCCATCGTGCAGATGCCGGCGGGGATTCCGGTGGCGACCGTTTCGGTCGGCGGGGCGCGGAACGCCGGCCTGCTGGCGGTGCGGATGCTGGCGGCTTCGGATCTGCAGTTGCAGTCGAAGCTCGAGGAGTTCCACCAGGGGCTGCAGCAGATGGTGCTGGAAAAGGACGCTGCTTTGAAGGAGAAGGCTGGGCAGTAG
- a CDS encoding 5-(carboxyamino)imidazole ribonucleotide synthase, with the protein MDKRTGLPVVGMVGGGQLARMTHQAAISLGQSLKILSANADDSAALVASDVVIGHHTDLEALRSFAGGVDVLTFDHEHVPGEHLLTLVMEGVVVRPAPSALGFAQNKLVMREMMAGMGVPGPAFTEVSTVDDVVAFGGEHGWPVVLKASSGGYDGRGVWMLDTAQQARETVPELLEAGTALLVEEKVTMKRELAALVARSPFGQGAAYPVVETVQTGGINTEVLAPAPGLPESRVHEAQDLALRIASTLDVTGLLAVELFETETGLLVNELAMRPHNSGHWTMDGSRTSQFEQHLRGVLDYPLGRTDLIAPACVMANVLGADLAPQMSPDERVHHLFARFPEVKIHLYGKEDRPGRKLGHVNFVGDRMDDLRKRALLSAHWLSHAVWLDGYEIH; encoded by the coding sequence ATGGACAAACGAACCGGTCTTCCCGTCGTCGGCATGGTGGGTGGCGGGCAGCTGGCCCGCATGACGCACCAGGCGGCGATCTCGCTCGGGCAGTCGCTGAAGATCCTCTCGGCGAACGCGGACGATTCGGCGGCGCTCGTGGCGTCCGACGTGGTCATCGGGCACCACACGGACCTCGAGGCGCTGCGCTCGTTCGCGGGTGGTGTCGACGTGCTCACGTTCGACCACGAGCACGTGCCCGGCGAGCACCTGCTGACGCTCGTGATGGAGGGCGTCGTGGTGCGGCCCGCGCCGTCGGCGCTCGGGTTCGCCCAGAACAAGCTCGTGATGCGCGAAATGATGGCCGGCATGGGCGTGCCCGGGCCCGCGTTCACCGAGGTGTCCACTGTGGATGATGTGGTCGCCTTCGGCGGCGAGCACGGCTGGCCCGTGGTGCTGAAGGCGTCCAGCGGCGGTTACGACGGCCGCGGTGTCTGGATGCTCGACACGGCGCAGCAGGCGCGCGAGACGGTGCCCGAGCTGCTCGAGGCGGGCACCGCCCTGCTCGTCGAGGAGAAGGTGACGATGAAACGCGAGCTGGCGGCGCTGGTCGCCCGCTCGCCGTTCGGCCAGGGGGCCGCGTACCCCGTCGTCGAAACCGTGCAGACCGGTGGCATCAACACGGAGGTTCTCGCGCCCGCGCCCGGCCTGCCCGAGTCTCGCGTGCACGAGGCGCAGGACCTGGCGCTGCGCATCGCCTCGACGCTCGATGTCACCGGGCTGCTGGCCGTCGAGCTGTTCGAGACGGAGACCGGCCTGCTCGTGAACGAACTCGCCATGCGCCCGCACAACTCCGGCCACTGGACGATGGACGGCTCCCGCACGTCGCAGTTCGAGCAGCACCTGCGCGGCGTGCTCGACTACCCGCTGGGCCGCACCGACCTGATCGCGCCCGCGTGCGTGATGGCCAACGTCCTCGGCGCCGACCTCGCCCCGCAGATGAGCCCCGACGAGCGCGTGCACCACCTCTTCGCGCGCTTCCCGGAGGTCAAGATCCACCTCTACGGCAAGGAAGACCGGCCAGGCCGCAAGCTCGGCCACGTCAACTTCGTCGGCGACCGCATGGACGACCTGCGCAAGCGCGCGCTGCTGTCGGCGCACTGGCTGTCCCACGCCGTCTGGCTCGACGGCTACGAGATCCACTGA
- a CDS encoding GGDEF domain-containing protein, with product MDVPATGALSGPAGEQDPRTRDGSLRALRARWRTASLAAGWRFPSDWALPEVDAVCAAVMRHGPTGAETALAGLGRARAAAGAGLGETLSDLAALHAVLADPESVDGFVSPDVDATPARLLRVTALAWADVATDQLVHTEVTDPLTGLPSAAYLRTRLGEVYRAGSGDDHVLLVVGLDLTTVSGWPRLTGMILVADAVRWVFDTGESYATLGPSVVAALCRRDDRLASRGVALRRALNDRLSVDAQLREVNQPRVSAVRLPATHDRACDLLADLGRG from the coding sequence GTGGACGTACCGGCGACCGGGGCGCTGTCCGGTCCCGCCGGCGAGCAGGATCCCCGCACCCGAGACGGTTCCCTGCGCGCGCTGCGGGCCCGCTGGCGCACCGCCAGTCTCGCCGCGGGGTGGCGCTTCCCCAGTGACTGGGCGCTGCCCGAAGTGGACGCCGTGTGCGCCGCGGTCATGCGCCACGGCCCCACGGGCGCCGAAACGGCCCTTGCGGGCCTCGGCCGCGCCCGCGCCGCCGCCGGTGCGGGGCTGGGGGAGACGCTGTCCGATTTGGCGGCGTTGCACGCGGTGCTGGCCGACCCTGAGTCCGTCGACGGCTTCGTCTCCCCCGACGTGGACGCGACGCCCGCCCGGTTGCTCCGGGTGACCGCCCTGGCGTGGGCCGACGTCGCGACGGACCAGCTGGTGCACACGGAGGTGACGGATCCCTTGACCGGGCTGCCGTCGGCCGCGTACCTGCGGACGCGGCTGGGCGAGGTCTACCGGGCCGGGTCGGGTGACGACCACGTGCTGCTGGTGGTGGGGCTGGACCTCACCACGGTGTCCGGATGGCCGCGGCTGACGGGGATGATCCTGGTCGCCGACGCGGTCCGGTGGGTGTTCGACACGGGGGAGAGCTACGCGACTCTGGGGCCTTCGGTGGTGGCGGCGTTGTGCCGGCGGGACGACCGGCTGGCCTCCCGCGGGGTGGCCCTGCGGCGCGCGCTGAACGACCGGTTGTCGGTCGACGCGCAGCTGCGCGAGGTCAACCAGCCCCGCGTATCGGCGGTCCGGCTGCCCGCCACGCACGACAGAGCGTGCGACCTGCTGGCCGACCTGGGGCGGGGCTGA
- a CDS encoding FUSC family protein, which translates to MTEVRDRLIASDPGLLRLFSALSVVFAVVLTLGVLATAHAGVPILVAGALTAMVTTVAVTESRPRDQARTLAAGVPVALATIALGSALTPYRIAADAVFVVLIFGAIHFRRFGPRATTLGIFVFQLFFVTQFVGTRVTQLPALSAAVVVAFVSSAVTRFAVLRPSPARTMARLRHAFRVRLGFVLDALVAVAEGGSADDVRRAAARLHASALLIQHRLGAAGADAPVIQRRVAEAETAAERLAVLVLRLGRSDVDTLTRHLPVREREAVDDRDAAVLAHLIAELRAVRSALGSPPPDELRERLLGYRHDVDLPDASRALQDVFRSLGDFAFALFGLRLAAGGAREPARADTKENGAVSSARVRPTTRTALQVSLGSALAIAGGELLSPQRWYWAVFTCWVMFISTTSTGEILVRGYRRLLGTVAGVVAGLALAALIGDDPWLAFVLALGSVFGMYYTTAVSYTLMSFFVTTMIGMLYTLLHVLTPGVLVVRIEETALGVAAGLVAAALVLPVRTRDRTDQQLRTVLGRLRSALAASVARLSGSAEGDDHGDVVASARALDSALDTLRLSVQPLLVPVTPLRSRRRTARAVLGLLETAAFHVRSLAATADLVPAEARLAAEATRIDHNLDALAAHLDGSKAAVTRSAGVLVQVSPGAPAADANATRRALRHLQRVDESVLGLARVLDVPVTPR; encoded by the coding sequence TTGACGGAAGTCCGGGACCGGCTGATCGCCTCCGATCCCGGACTGCTCCGGCTGTTCTCCGCGCTCAGCGTGGTCTTCGCGGTGGTGCTGACGCTCGGCGTCCTGGCCACCGCGCACGCCGGCGTCCCGATCCTCGTCGCGGGCGCCCTCACCGCGATGGTCACCACGGTCGCGGTGACCGAATCCCGGCCCCGCGACCAGGCGCGGACGCTGGCCGCCGGCGTGCCGGTCGCGCTGGCCACGATCGCGCTCGGCAGCGCGCTGACCCCGTACCGGATCGCGGCCGACGCGGTGTTCGTGGTGCTGATCTTCGGCGCCATCCACTTCAGGCGGTTCGGCCCGCGTGCCACGACTCTGGGGATCTTCGTCTTCCAGCTCTTCTTCGTCACACAGTTCGTCGGGACGCGCGTGACCCAGTTGCCCGCGTTGTCCGCCGCCGTGGTCGTGGCGTTCGTGAGTTCGGCGGTCACGCGCTTCGCCGTGCTGCGGCCGTCGCCCGCCCGCACGATGGCGCGGCTGCGGCACGCGTTCCGCGTGCGGCTGGGCTTCGTGCTCGACGCACTGGTGGCGGTAGCCGAGGGCGGGTCCGCCGACGACGTGCGCCGGGCCGCGGCCCGCTTGCACGCGAGCGCTTTGCTGATCCAGCACCGGCTGGGTGCCGCCGGGGCGGACGCGCCCGTGATCCAGCGGCGGGTCGCGGAAGCCGAAACGGCCGCGGAACGGCTGGCGGTGCTCGTGCTGCGCCTGGGCCGGTCCGATGTGGACACCCTCACGCGGCACCTGCCGGTGCGTGAACGCGAAGCCGTCGACGATCGTGATGCCGCGGTGCTGGCGCACCTGATCGCGGAACTGCGGGCGGTGCGCTCGGCGCTCGGCTCACCGCCGCCGGACGAGCTGCGAGAGCGGCTCCTCGGGTACCGCCACGACGTGGACCTGCCCGACGCCTCGCGCGCGTTGCAGGACGTCTTCCGCTCCCTCGGCGACTTCGCCTTCGCGTTGTTCGGCCTGCGGCTGGCCGCCGGCGGTGCGCGCGAGCCGGCGCGGGCGGACACAAAGGAGAACGGCGCGGTGTCCTCCGCGCGCGTCCGGCCCACCACGCGGACCGCGCTGCAGGTGTCACTCGGTTCCGCCCTCGCCATCGCCGGCGGCGAGCTGCTGTCGCCGCAACGCTGGTACTGGGCCGTGTTCACGTGCTGGGTCATGTTCATCAGCACCACGTCGACCGGCGAGATCCTCGTCCGCGGCTACCGGCGCCTGCTCGGCACGGTCGCCGGTGTCGTCGCCGGTCTCGCCCTGGCGGCGCTGATCGGCGACGACCCGTGGCTCGCCTTCGTGCTCGCGCTCGGCAGCGTCTTCGGCATGTACTACACGACGGCGGTGTCGTACACGCTGATGTCCTTTTTCGTCACGACGATGATCGGGATGCTGTACACGCTGCTGCACGTCCTCACGCCGGGTGTGCTCGTGGTCCGCATCGAGGAGACGGCGCTCGGCGTCGCGGCCGGGCTGGTCGCCGCCGCGCTCGTGCTGCCGGTGCGCACCCGGGACCGCACGGACCAGCAGCTGCGCACGGTCCTCGGCCGGCTGCGCTCGGCGCTGGCCGCGTCGGTGGCCCGGCTGTCCGGCTCGGCCGAGGGTGACGACCACGGTGATGTGGTCGCGTCCGCCCGCGCCCTCGACTCCGCCCTCGACACCCTGCGGCTTTCGGTGCAGCCCTTGCTCGTCCCGGTCACCCCGTTGCGCTCGAGGCGGCGCACCGCGCGTGCAGTGCTGGGCCTGCTCGAGACGGCGGCCTTCCACGTCCGCAGCCTGGCGGCCACGGCGGACCTGGTCCCCGCCGAAGCTCGGCTCGCCGCCGAGGCGACGCGGATCGACCACAACCTCGATGCCCTCGCGGCGCACCTGGACGGCTCGAAGGCGGCCGTCACGCGCAGCGCCGGCGTGCTGGTCCAGGTCAGTCCCGGCGCGCCCGCCGCGGACGCCAACGCGACGCGCCGCGCGCTGCGGCACCTGCAGCGGGTGGACGAGAGCGTGCTGGGCTTGGCCCGCGTGCTCGACGTGCCCGTCACGCCCAGGTGA
- a CDS encoding cysteine hydrolase family protein gives MTNTSYEHGRVGLLLIDLVNENFSEDGKAYSIYAPEYERLGTIENLKRLIDGVREHQNVPIFYSSTAFTDADYQSWKHVSGIHRQMFDKRLFEAGTWNAEFFADLAPKPGDVVLAPHKSLDVFAHTDLEFQLRQKNVEYLAIAGVSGIMAVESTARTAMERGYHVTTFTDAIAAPGGLVTYQAMMRGLNMISHNVISVDEFLASLPKLAAA, from the coding sequence ATGACGAACACCAGCTACGAACACGGTCGCGTCGGACTGCTGCTCATCGACCTCGTGAACGAGAACTTCTCGGAAGACGGCAAGGCGTATTCCATCTACGCGCCCGAGTACGAGCGGCTCGGCACGATCGAGAACCTCAAGAGGCTGATCGACGGCGTCCGTGAACACCAGAACGTGCCGATCTTCTACTCCTCCACCGCGTTCACCGATGCCGACTACCAGTCGTGGAAGCACGTGTCCGGGATCCACCGCCAGATGTTCGACAAGCGGCTGTTCGAAGCCGGCACGTGGAACGCCGAGTTCTTCGCGGACCTGGCGCCGAAACCGGGTGACGTGGTGCTCGCACCGCACAAGAGCCTCGACGTCTTCGCCCACACCGACCTCGAATTCCAGCTGCGCCAGAAGAACGTGGAGTACCTCGCGATCGCCGGCGTCTCGGGGATCATGGCCGTGGAGTCGACGGCGCGCACCGCGATGGAGCGCGGCTACCACGTCACCACCTTCACCGACGCCATCGCAGCTCCCGGCGGGCTCGTGACCTACCAGGCGATGATGCGCGGCCTGAACATGATCTCCCACAACGTGATCAGCGTCGACGAGTTCCTCGCCTCGCTCCCGAAGCTCGCGGCGGCCTGA